One stretch of Shewanella sp. Arc9-LZ DNA includes these proteins:
- the flgK gene encoding flagellar hook-associated protein FlgK — MSIDLLNIARTGVQASQAQLGVTSNNIANANTEGYNRQVATQSSLESQRLGNNFYGTGTYVSDVKRVYNEFAARELRIGQTSMSAAETSYSKLSELDQIYSQIGKMVPENLNNFFASINSVADLPTDLGIRTNSLSSAQQLAAGLNQMQSQLDGQVKQTNSQIESITTRINEISKELGNINLELMKSQDQDSQVLDKQDALILELSQYAQVNVIPLDTGAKSIMLGGSVMLVSGEVSMSMGMSTGDPYPNEPRINASIGDKTLNIDPSKLGGQLGALFSFRDDTLLPASTELGQLALGIADTFNDMQSKGFDLNGDVGSDIFRDINDPLMASGRAGSNSTNSGTAAMSVNIDDVGALSGSTYQLSFTTANGYQLTDNQTGKVSNLTLSGTQLTSSAGFSINVAGGPIADGDKFEIRPTAGAAAGLKVVMTDPKGIAAAGPTLTSASTNLGNTSVSLNSMDSTVAGFQVGSTITFKLDTTLNTYQAFTSAGVSLGPSATYTGNNINAFGMDFDITGSGTSNSFTFDLAFAEGNNSNAVEMAKLSDTKLMNNGTGTLTSVFENTKLDIGSQTKSAEVRVGSATAIYQQASTRVQSESGVNLDEEAANLLRFQQSYQAAARIMTTAQTIFDTLLSSVR; from the coding sequence ATGTCGATTGACTTACTCAATATCGCTCGCACAGGCGTTCAAGCATCTCAAGCTCAGTTAGGTGTGACCAGTAATAACATTGCCAATGCCAATACTGAAGGTTACAACAGACAAGTTGCTACCCAGTCATCATTAGAATCACAACGCTTGGGCAATAATTTTTATGGCACCGGCACGTATGTGTCCGATGTTAAACGTGTTTATAACGAATTTGCTGCGCGTGAGTTACGCATCGGTCAAACAAGCATGAGTGCGGCTGAAACGTCTTACAGTAAGTTAAGTGAGCTAGACCAGATTTATTCTCAAATTGGTAAAATGGTGCCAGAAAATCTAAACAACTTTTTTGCAAGCATCAATAGTGTGGCCGATTTACCAACAGATCTTGGTATTCGCACTAACAGCTTAAGTTCTGCGCAACAGTTAGCCGCTGGTCTGAATCAAATGCAATCACAACTAGATGGCCAGGTGAAACAAACCAATAGCCAAATAGAATCCATTACCACTCGTATAAATGAGATAAGCAAAGAATTAGGCAACATCAATTTAGAGTTGATGAAATCTCAAGACCAAGATAGCCAAGTATTAGACAAGCAAGACGCACTTATTTTAGAGCTCAGCCAGTATGCGCAGGTTAATGTTATTCCGTTAGATACCGGCGCAAAGTCAATAATGCTGGGCGGCTCAGTAATGTTGGTGTCAGGTGAAGTGTCGATGTCGATGGGCATGAGTACCGGCGATCCTTACCCAAATGAACCACGCATTAATGCCTCTATTGGCGATAAAACCCTTAACATTGATCCGTCTAAATTGGGCGGTCAACTTGGCGCATTATTTTCATTTAGGGACGACACCTTATTACCGGCCAGTACTGAACTCGGCCAATTAGCGTTAGGCATAGCAGACACCTTTAATGATATGCAATCCAAAGGTTTTGATTTAAACGGTGACGTTGGTAGCGATATTTTTCGTGATATTAACGACCCATTAATGGCATCTGGCCGTGCGGGAAGTAATTCTACTAATAGCGGTACGGCAGCCATGTCGGTCAATATTGACGATGTTGGCGCATTGTCAGGAAGCACCTACCAACTGAGTTTTACCACAGCGAATGGTTATCAATTAACAGATAATCAAACCGGAAAAGTATCAAACTTAACATTATCGGGTACTCAATTAACAAGTAGTGCAGGTTTTAGCATTAATGTTGCCGGCGGCCCAATAGCGGATGGTGATAAGTTTGAAATTCGTCCAACGGCTGGTGCTGCTGCAGGTTTAAAAGTAGTGATGACCGACCCTAAAGGCATTGCCGCTGCAGGGCCAACGTTAACATCGGCCTCAACTAATTTAGGCAACACTTCAGTTAGCTTAAACAGCATGGATTCAACTGTAGCGGGTTTCCAGGTTGGTTCAACGATTACTTTCAAGCTCGACACTACATTAAATACTTATCAAGCATTTACTAGTGCAGGTGTTTCATTAGGCCCAAGCGCCACATACACAGGTAATAATATTAATGCTTTTGGTATGGACTTTGATATTACTGGTTCTGGTACCTCTAATAGCTTCACGTTTGATTTAGCATTTGCCGAAGGCAACAACAGCAACGCAGTTGAAATGGCCAAGTTATCAGACACTAAATTAATGAATAACGGTACCGGTACCTTAACCAGCGTATTTGAAAATACTAAATTGGATATCGGTAGCCAAACTAAGTCTGCTGAAGTGCGCGTGGGCTCAGCGACGGCAATATATCAACAAGCGAGTACCCGGGTGCAAAGCGAATCTGGCGTCAACCTTGATGAAGAAGCTGCAAACTTATTGCGTTTTCAACAATCTTATCAAGCAGCCGCCAGAATTATGACTACAGCGCAAACCATTTTCGATACTTTATTAAGCTCGGTTCGCTAG
- the flgL gene encoding flagellar hook-associated protein FlgL: MRISTGQMFQQNTNSILEKQSATNTIMAQISSGKRVNTAGDDPVAAIGIDNLKQKNALVDQFVKNIDYATNRLAISESKIGSAETLISSMREQLLRGANGSLSSVERQMIADEMRSSLEELQSIANSQDESGNYMFAGNKTNSQPFAFNTNGEIVYSGDSGVRKSVVASGIAMATNIPGDTAFMNAANPLGDYGVNYLSSQQGDFTVASAKITGSIPHISDTYRFNFVANGTGVDLEVLSSGGATVKTVANFDPTNAVSFNGIDVKLSGTPTAGDSFTIEPIETISIFDSFSKALALLETPEGTNTSQGKSQLAQLLNDIDSGQNQVSTARGIAGNNLKGLESISTNHLEEKIINTSTLSILEDLDYAEAITEFEKQQLALNAVSSVFSKVGSLSLFDYI, from the coding sequence ATGAGAATTTCTACCGGACAGATGTTTCAGCAAAACACTAATAGCATATTAGAAAAGCAATCTGCCACTAACACTATCATGGCGCAAATATCTAGCGGCAAAAGGGTTAATACCGCTGGTGACGACCCTGTTGCTGCTATTGGTATTGATAACTTAAAGCAAAAAAATGCTTTGGTGGACCAATTTGTAAAAAACATTGATTATGCGACAAACCGTTTAGCCATTAGTGAAAGCAAAATTGGCAGTGCTGAGACATTGATTTCATCAATGCGTGAACAACTGCTTAGAGGGGCAAACGGCAGTCTTAGTTCTGTTGAACGGCAAATGATTGCCGATGAAATGAGATCGAGTTTAGAAGAGCTACAGTCTATTGCCAATAGCCAGGATGAATCTGGCAATTATATGTTTGCGGGTAATAAAACCAATTCTCAACCCTTTGCTTTTAATACTAATGGTGAAATTGTTTACAGCGGTGATTCTGGCGTTAGAAAAAGTGTTGTGGCTTCAGGAATTGCTATGGCAACAAACATTCCCGGTGATACAGCCTTTATGAATGCTGCTAATCCTTTAGGTGATTATGGCGTCAATTATTTGTCTAGTCAGCAAGGTGACTTTACCGTTGCCAGCGCCAAAATAACAGGTTCTATACCTCATATATCTGATACATATAGATTTAATTTTGTTGCAAATGGCACTGGTGTTGATCTTGAAGTATTAAGTTCGGGTGGGGCAACAGTCAAAACAGTTGCTAACTTTGATCCTACTAATGCGGTTTCCTTTAACGGCATAGATGTTAAATTAAGCGGAACTCCGACAGCAGGTGACTCATTTACTATCGAGCCTATTGAAACAATTAGTATTTTCGATTCATTTAGCAAAGCACTTGCTTTATTGGAAACGCCGGAAGGAACAAATACCTCTCAAGGAAAGTCGCAGTTGGCACAACTATTGAATGATATCGATAGTGGTCAAAATCAAGTCAGTACGGCAAGAGGAATCGCGGGTAACAATTTGAAAGGTTTAGAGAGCATTTCGACAAACCATTTGGAAGAAAAAATTATCAATACCAGTACGCTATCTATTCTCGAAGATTTAGATTATGCCGAAGCTATTACAGAATTTGAAAAGCAACAACTTGCACTTAATGCTGTATCGAGTGTGTTTAGTAAAGTGGGTTCGCTTTCATTGTTTGATTACATCTAA
- a CDS encoding flagellin, translating to MAITVNTNVTSMKAQKNLNTSSQALSTSMERLSSGLRINSAKDDAAGLAISNRLNSQIGGLAVGMRNANDAISIAQISEGAMQEQTNMLQRMRDLTIQSANGANSVDDNKAIKAEMDELALEITEIGTNTAFGDTKLLTGDFATGKSFQVGHQDGEDITISVQKSDATSLSVAALENSTATQRTTSLAAIDEAIKTIDGQRADLGAKQNRLAYNISNSANTQANVADAKSRIVDVDFASETATMTKNQVLQQTGSAMLAQANQLPQVALSLLG from the coding sequence ATGGCTATTACAGTAAATACCAACGTTACGTCAATGAAAGCGCAAAAGAATTTAAATACATCGAGCCAAGCATTATCGACGTCGATGGAGCGCTTATCGAGTGGTCTACGTATTAACAGTGCTAAAGACGATGCCGCAGGTTTAGCTATTTCAAACCGCTTGAACTCGCAAATTGGTGGTTTAGCAGTGGGTATGCGAAATGCAAATGATGCGATATCTATCGCACAAATTTCTGAAGGTGCTATGCAAGAGCAAACCAACATGTTGCAGCGAATGCGTGATTTGACTATCCAATCTGCAAACGGTGCAAACAGTGTTGACGATAATAAAGCGATTAAAGCTGAAATGGATGAGTTAGCATTAGAAATTACCGAGATTGGTACCAATACCGCTTTTGGTGATACAAAATTATTAACAGGAGATTTTGCTACTGGGAAAAGTTTCCAAGTGGGCCATCAAGATGGTGAAGACATTACAATTTCTGTACAAAAATCAGATGCAACCTCATTATCCGTGGCAGCATTAGAAAACTCTACTGCAACGCAACGTACTACCTCTTTAGCCGCTATTGATGAGGCAATAAAAACAATTGATGGTCAACGTGCAGACTTAGGTGCCAAACAAAATCGTTTAGCTTATAACATAAGCAACAGCGCAAATACTCAAGCAAACGTTGCAGATGCGAAAAGTCGTATTGTTGATGTTGATTTTGCCTCAGAAACCGCAACAATGACTAAGAACCAAGTTTTACAACAAACGGGTTCAGCGATGTTAGCTCAAGCTAATCAGTTACCTCAAGTCGCACTGTCACTTTTAGGCTAA
- a CDS encoding flagellin gives MAITVNTNVTSMKAQKNLNSSSGALATSMERLSSGLRINSAKDDAAGLAISNRLSSQVNGLAVGMRNANDAISIAQISEGAMQEQTNMLQRMRDLTVQSANGANSAEDNIAIKAEMDELALEITEIGTNTAFGDTKLLDGTFATGKNFQVGHQDGEDITISVQKSDATSLSVAALLNASAGDRTTSLAAIDEAIKTIDGQRADLGAKQNRLAYNISNSANTQANVADAKSRIVDVDFASETATMTKNQVLQQTGSAMLAQANQLPQIALSLL, from the coding sequence ATGGCTATCACAGTAAACACTAACGTAACATCAATGAAAGCACAGAAAAATTTAAATTCGTCAAGTGGTGCTCTTGCAACTTCTATGGAGCGTCTATCAAGTGGTTTGCGTATTAACAGTGCCAAAGATGATGCAGCAGGTTTGGCTATCTCTAACCGTTTGAGCTCACAGGTTAATGGTTTAGCTGTGGGAATGCGCAATGCAAATGATGCGATATCTATCGCACAAATCTCAGAAGGCGCCATGCAAGAGCAAACTAATATGCTTCAGCGTATGCGTGATTTGACCGTACAATCTGCAAACGGTGCAAACAGTGCTGAAGACAATATAGCAATTAAAGCTGAAATGGATGAGTTAGCATTAGAAATTACTGAGATTGGTACCAATACCGCTTTTGGTGACACGAAGCTATTAGATGGTACTTTTGCTACTGGGAAAAATTTCCAAGTGGGCCATCAAGATGGTGAAGACATTACCATTTCTGTACAAAAATCAGATGCAACCTCATTATCCGTGGCGGCATTATTAAATGCCTCTGCAGGGGACCGTACTACGTCTTTAGCCGCTATTGATGAGGCAATAAAAACAATTGATGGTCAACGTGCAGACTTAGGTGCCAAACAAAATCGTTTAGCTTATAACATAAGCAACAGCGCCAATACTCAAGCAAACGTTGCAGATGCGAAAAGTCGTATTGTTGATGTTGATTTTGCCTCAGAAACCGCAACAATGACTAAGAACCAGGTTTTACAACAAACGGGTTCAGCGATGTTAGCTCAGGCGAACCAGTTACCTCAGATTGCTTTGTCATTATTATAG
- a CDS encoding flagellar protein FlaG, protein MDIQTITSSTNFINKVESTNVDLNKSQVTDNISETNQLVLDKESSIQVAQDAEETQQATQKKNENLIQVANELTEMMAVMQKGLKFSVDEESGKQVIKVQDVSSGDIIRQIPSEEALKLAEKLSEVSGILMKIEV, encoded by the coding sequence ATGGACATTCAAACTATTACCAGCAGTACTAACTTTATTAATAAAGTTGAATCAACAAACGTTGATTTGAACAAGAGTCAGGTAACAGACAATATATCAGAGACGAATCAGTTAGTACTTGATAAAGAGTCTTCAATTCAAGTCGCTCAAGATGCTGAAGAAACACAACAAGCTACACAGAAAAAAAATGAAAATTTAATACAAGTTGCCAATGAACTTACTGAAATGATGGCGGTCATGCAAAAGGGACTTAAATTTTCAGTTGATGAAGAGTCAGGTAAGCAGGTAATTAAAGTTCAAGATGTGAGTTCTGGTGATATAATTAGACAAATTCCTAGTGAAGAAGCACTAAAGTTGGCAGAAAAGTTAAGTGAAGTGTCAGGGATTTTAATGAAAATAGAAGTTTGA
- the fliD gene encoding flagellar filament capping protein FliD yields MALTATGIGSGLDISNIVSVLVAAEKNPKEALFTQQETKINAKVSAIGTLKSSLSTFQDASKKLQSGELLNLRTVTTGDSAFFNAKADQYAQPGSYVIKVEQLAQSQKLAGANVVDPSQGVGQGSLDFSIDGDSFSVAIESTDSLSAIATKINSSSDNSGVTATIIKSDAGSRLVFTAKNPGTDNQITMTATDSSGTGLSDMFNGGNIETLQSAANSIIYVDGQKLTSQSNNIDDAITGVTLSLTKADIGSTSTLTIAQDTDTVKSNIENFVSAYNALLTSMDKLSSFDVDKKTASALQGDSIIRSLESQLRKTVSERVSVDGIESALYELGISTDSSGKLSIDDTKLSEAVTNNMSLVEGIFSTSDTGLAYQFDDLVKSYTKSGGVIDSRNNSYTSATSRITDQREAFTLKMEKLEARLLKQFNAMDLIVAQLNTQSSSLTNSLASLPGVVRE; encoded by the coding sequence ATGGCATTAACAGCAACGGGAATAGGTTCTGGGCTAGATATTTCAAATATCGTCAGCGTGCTAGTAGCCGCAGAAAAAAACCCTAAAGAGGCTCTGTTTACTCAACAAGAAACCAAAATAAATGCCAAAGTCTCTGCTATCGGAACATTAAAAAGTAGTTTATCAACATTTCAAGATGCTTCCAAAAAACTCCAAAGTGGTGAGTTATTAAATTTACGTACGGTTACCACAGGAGATAGTGCTTTTTTTAATGCTAAAGCAGATCAGTATGCTCAGCCTGGTAGTTATGTTATCAAGGTCGAGCAGCTTGCTCAATCACAAAAGTTAGCTGGGGCAAATGTGGTTGACCCTTCACAAGGCGTTGGGCAAGGAAGTTTAGATTTCTCTATTGATGGTGATAGTTTTTCTGTTGCCATCGAATCTACTGATAGTCTTTCAGCTATAGCAACTAAAATTAATAGTTCATCAGACAACTCTGGTGTTACAGCAACTATCATTAAAAGTGATGCTGGGAGCAGACTCGTTTTTACCGCAAAAAATCCAGGAACAGATAACCAAATTACTATGACGGCAACAGATTCTAGTGGTACTGGTTTATCTGACATGTTTAACGGAGGGAATATCGAAACCCTTCAAAGTGCTGCAAATTCTATTATTTATGTCGATGGGCAAAAACTAACATCACAAAGTAATAATATTGATGACGCGATTACCGGGGTTACATTATCTCTAACAAAAGCAGATATTGGCTCCACGTCTACACTCACAATTGCTCAGGACACTGACACAGTAAAGAGTAATATTGAGAATTTTGTCAGTGCTTATAATGCCTTATTAACTTCAATGGACAAGTTATCCTCTTTTGATGTTGATAAAAAGACTGCATCGGCTTTACAAGGCGATTCGATTATCCGTTCCTTAGAGTCGCAACTTCGAAAAACGGTCAGCGAAAGGGTTAGCGTTGATGGTATTGAGTCCGCTTTATATGAACTTGGCATCTCGACTGATAGTTCAGGAAAACTTTCAATAGACGATACTAAGCTAAGTGAAGCTGTTACTAATAATATGTCTCTCGTTGAAGGTATATTTTCAACAAGCGACACAGGGTTAGCTTACCAATTTGATGATTTAGTTAAGAGTTATACTAAGTCTGGTGGTGTGATTGATAGTCGTAATAATTCCTATACTTCAGCAACTAGTCGAATAACTGATCAAAGAGAAGCATTTACTTTGAAAATGGAGAAGTTGGAGGCTCGTTTATTGAAGCAATTTAATGCGATGGATTTAATTGTCGCCCAGCTAAATACACAAAGCTCTAGTCTGACAAATAGTCTGGCTTCCTTACCTGGCGTGGTTAGAGAGTAA
- the fliS gene encoding flagellar export chaperone FliS, protein MRSSLQSYRKVSLDSEISVASPHRIIQMMFAGGLERLAQSRYAIENRDMNNKGLFIGKAIGIVNGLNNSLNMDEGGEIAGNLSQLYDFIIMKVTEANLKNDTQAIDDAVAVLRTLKEGWDAIPQDKHHLTSEVN, encoded by the coding sequence ATGAGAAGTTCTTTACAGTCATATCGTAAGGTTTCGCTTGACAGCGAAATATCAGTCGCTTCGCCGCACCGTATTATTCAAATGATGTTTGCTGGTGGTCTCGAGAGGCTTGCTCAAAGTCGCTATGCCATTGAGAACCGAGATATGAATAATAAAGGTCTGTTTATTGGTAAAGCGATAGGCATTGTCAACGGCCTGAATAATAGTTTAAATATGGATGAAGGCGGTGAAATCGCTGGGAACCTTAGTCAATTGTATGATTTTATTATTATGAAAGTAACCGAAGCAAATTTGAAAAATGATACTCAAGCTATCGATGATGCTGTTGCTGTTTTAAGAACACTCAAAGAAGGATGGGATGCTATTCCGCAAGATAAACATCATTTAACATCTGAAGTAAATTAA
- a CDS encoding sigma-54 dependent transcriptional regulator: MMQIEQRILIVGTPSERVTRLCCIFEFLGEQCEIVSNESFLALIEQSRYRAVVIVDENISVESIKNIAAIVPWQPMLLLGDTDINLSNMLGTIEEPINYPQLTELLHFCQVFGQAKREHTLTSGNQTKLFRSLVGRSEGIAKVRHLINQVSSSDATVLVLGQSGTGKEVVARNIHYLSERRDGPFIPVNCGAIPAELLESELFGHEKGSFTGAISSRKGRFELAEGGTLFLDEIGDMPLQMQVKLLRVLQEKVFERVGGSKTIATDVRIVAATHRDLETMIVDNTFREDLYYRLNVFPIEMPGLSERRDDVPLLLHELVSRVFNEGRGKVRFTQRAIESLKEHPWSGNVRELSNLVERLTILFPGGLVDVNDLPHKYRYIEVPEYCVEISEEQLERDALASIFSDEEPVEIPETRFPSELPPEGVNLKDLLAELEIDMIRQALEQQDSVVARAAEMLGIRRTTLVEKMRKYGLSKD, translated from the coding sequence ATGATGCAAATAGAACAAAGAATTTTAATTGTCGGTACCCCATCAGAGCGCGTGACTCGTTTGTGCTGCATTTTCGAATTCCTAGGCGAGCAGTGCGAAATTGTCTCTAATGAATCTTTTTTAGCCCTGATCGAGCAATCTCGGTATCGCGCTGTTGTCATTGTTGATGAAAACATTAGCGTCGAGAGTATCAAAAACATAGCTGCTATAGTGCCTTGGCAACCGATGTTGTTATTAGGCGATACCGATATCAATTTATCCAATATGCTCGGAACAATTGAAGAGCCGATAAATTATCCGCAATTGACAGAGCTGCTGCATTTTTGCCAAGTTTTTGGCCAGGCCAAGCGAGAACACACTTTAACCAGTGGCAACCAAACCAAACTATTCCGAAGCTTAGTCGGGCGCAGTGAAGGCATTGCTAAAGTCCGCCATTTGATTAACCAAGTATCAAGCTCTGATGCGACAGTATTAGTATTGGGTCAATCGGGTACCGGTAAAGAAGTTGTAGCGCGTAATATTCATTATTTATCTGAACGACGTGATGGACCTTTTATTCCGGTCAATTGTGGTGCGATTCCTGCTGAATTACTTGAAAGTGAATTGTTTGGCCATGAAAAAGGCTCTTTCACTGGGGCGATATCATCTCGTAAAGGCCGTTTTGAATTGGCAGAAGGTGGCACGCTATTTTTAGATGAAATTGGCGATATGCCGCTGCAAATGCAAGTTAAGTTGTTACGTGTGTTGCAAGAAAAGGTATTTGAACGTGTCGGTGGCAGCAAAACAATTGCTACCGATGTGCGTATTGTTGCCGCAACGCATCGTGACCTTGAAACCATGATTGTGGATAACACATTTCGTGAAGATTTATATTATCGACTCAATGTGTTCCCAATTGAGATGCCAGGTTTAAGTGAGCGTCGTGACGATGTGCCGCTACTGTTGCACGAATTAGTTAGCCGAGTGTTTAATGAAGGCCGCGGTAAGGTCCGTTTCACTCAACGCGCGATTGAATCGTTAAAAGAACACCCTTGGTCTGGTAATGTGCGTGAGTTATCAAACTTGGTCGAGCGTTTAACCATCTTATTCCCTGGTGGATTAGTCGACGTTAATGATTTACCGCATAAGTACCGTTATATAGAGGTACCTGAATATTGCGTTGAAATCAGTGAAGAACAATTAGAGCGCGATGCTTTAGCTTCAATATTCAGTGATGAAGAGCCTGTAGAAATACCTGAAACGCGTTTCCCTAGTGAATTGCCGCCAGAAGGGGTTAATTTAAAAGATTTACTCGCTGAATTAGAAATTGACATGATCCGTCAAGCACTTGAGCAGCAAGATAGTGTTGTAGCAAGAGCCGCTGAAATGTTGGGTATTCGTCGTACAACATTAGTCGAAAAAATGCGTAAATATGGTTTGAGTAAAGACTAG
- a CDS encoding PAS domain-containing sensor histidine kinase yields MYLARALTHTDHSDYELPASASSITTTDTAAKSPSTGANSVQQRNVNFATSFATSFATSFATSFATSFATSFATSLATNSVTNLATNSATPVISTYSSKAANMSNQMAHILQAMPSGVVILDGDGVVTLANPVATELLGRPLQGARWFDIIHRAFAPQDDDGHEVSLKNGRRVKLAITPLAPEPGQLIVLTDLTETRLLQKNLSHLQRLSALGKMVATLAHQVRTPLSAALLYASNLASPKLSDSARSKFQSKLVDRLNELERQVNDMLLMARGRQDGMAESVSMDEIINQVMASCEPIADKKHCQLVVEDTSHSLMLANANALSSAVNNLVMNSIEAGATKIKVSASETPDGLLLDVIDNGKGLEPSMQQQILEPFFTTKSQGTGLGLAVVQSVVRNHGGQIQLSCKPGMGCHIRLSFPHMNKASHQEVKRG; encoded by the coding sequence ATGTATTTAGCACGAGCGTTAACACATACAGATCATTCAGACTATGAGTTACCTGCGTCAGCTTCGTCTATCACTACAACTGATACAGCGGCTAAGTCGCCATCTACTGGGGCTAATTCAGTACAGCAGCGTAATGTGAATTTTGCTACCAGCTTTGCTACCAGCTTTGCTACCAGCTTTGCTACCAGCTTTGCTACCAGCTTTGCTACCAGCTTTGCTACCAGCTTAGCTACTAACTCAGTCACTAACTTAGCCACTAATTCTGCCACTCCCGTTATCAGTACTTATTCTAGTAAGGCCGCCAATATGTCAAATCAAATGGCGCATATTCTTCAAGCCATGCCATCTGGTGTGGTGATCCTTGATGGTGACGGTGTGGTTACGTTAGCCAATCCAGTTGCAACCGAACTATTAGGACGACCTCTGCAGGGGGCTCGTTGGTTTGATATTATTCATCGCGCTTTTGCCCCACAAGATGATGACGGCCATGAAGTGTCGCTTAAAAATGGTCGACGGGTAAAATTGGCTATTACGCCATTAGCGCCTGAACCAGGGCAGTTGATTGTGTTAACCGATCTCACTGAAACCCGTTTATTGCAGAAAAACTTGTCTCATTTACAACGTTTATCGGCATTAGGCAAAATGGTGGCGACATTAGCACATCAAGTGCGCACCCCATTGTCTGCCGCTTTGCTGTATGCCTCTAATCTTGCTAGCCCTAAATTATCTGATTCTGCCAGGTCTAAGTTTCAATCTAAATTGGTCGACCGGCTTAATGAGCTAGAACGTCAAGTTAATGACATGTTGCTAATGGCAAGGGGACGTCAAGATGGGATGGCTGAATCAGTCTCAATGGATGAAATCATTAACCAAGTGATGGCTAGCTGCGAACCGATTGCCGATAAAAAACATTGCCAGCTTGTTGTTGAAGATACTTCACATTCATTGATGCTTGCCAATGCTAATGCACTTAGTTCTGCCGTTAATAATCTAGTGATGAATAGTATTGAAGCGGGCGCCACAAAAATAAAGGTCAGTGCCAGCGAGACACCTGATGGGCTATTGTTAGATGTCATCGACAATGGCAAAGGGCTCGAGCCGTCAATGCAACAACAAATCCTTGAACCCTTTTTTACCACTAAAAGCCAGGGTACAGGGTTAGGTTTAGCGGTTGTGCAGTCGGTAGTGCGTAACCATGGTGGACAAATTCAATTGTCGTGTAAGCCGGGTATGGGTTGCCATATTAGATTGAGCTTTCCACACATGAACAAAGCAAGTCATCAGGAGGTGAAGCGTGGCTGA